A section of the Malania oleifera isolate guangnan ecotype guangnan chromosome 2, ASM2987363v1, whole genome shotgun sequence genome encodes:
- the LOC131149336 gene encoding uncharacterized protein LOC131149336 yields the protein MEAGGWKGEKKRVVVIGGGVGGSLVAKSLQFHADVTLIDPKDYFEIPWASLRAMVEPSFSERSVIYHKDYLTNGRIVVSTAINITRTEVLTAEGRLIAYDYLVIATGHRDPVPETRTERFNQYWADNEKLESAHSILIVGGGPTGVELAGEIAVDFPDKRVTLVHNGSRLLEFIGQKASDKTLDWLTSKGVEVKLEQSVNLNSATDGSKMYHTSAEETVEADCHFLCTGRPLGSAWLTDTILKDKLDIQGRLMLDEHLRIKGHNNIFAVGDITDIPEIKQGYLAQKHALVVAKNLKLLIAGRKEGKMATYEPRSIKAIVSLGRKQAVAQFPFTTVIGLVPGFIKSKDLFVGKTRKQLGLEPHID from the exons ATGGAAGCAGGTGGATGGAAAGGGGAGAAGAAAAGGGTTGTGGTAATAGGAGGAGGTGTGGGTGGATCCCTTGTTGCCAAATCCCTCCAATTCCATGCCGATGTCACTCTTATTGACCC GAAGGACTATTTTGAGATTCCATGGGCAAGCTTAAGAGCGATGGTGGAACCATCATTCAGTGAGAGATCAGTTATTTACCACAAGGATTACCTCACTAATGGCCGCATCGTTGTATCTACTGCCATCAACATCACCAGAACTGAAGTGTTGACAGCCGAGGGTCGTCTGATTGCCTATGACTATCTTGTCATTGCCACAGGCCACAGAGATCCTGTCCCTGAAACTAGAACCGAGAGATTTAATCAATACTGGGCAG ATAATGAAAAGTTAGAATCAGCTCACTCTATATTGATTGTTGGAGGTGGGCCCACTGGCGTTGAACTTGCTGGAGAAATTGCTGTTGATTTCCCTGATAAGAGGGTTACTCTAGTGCATAATGGATCTCGGTTGCTAGAATTCATTGGGCAAAAAGCCTCTGACAAAACTCTAGACTGGCTGACGTCAAAGGGAGTTGAAGTGAAATTGGAACAATCAGTCAACTTGAACTCTGCTACAGATGGAAGCAAAATGTATCACACCTCAGCTGAGGAAACAGTCGAAGCGGATTGCCATTTCTTGTGCACCGGAAGACCATTGGGTTCGGCATGGCTGACGGACACTATACTGAAAGACAAGTTGGATATTCAAGGAAGGTTGATGTTGGATGAGCATTTGAGAATCAAGGGTCACAACAACATCTTTGCTGTTGGAGACATCACTGACATTCCA GAAATTAAACAAGGCTATCTAGCACAGAAGCATGCTTTAGTGGTTGCCAAGAATTTGAAGCTATTGATAGCAGGAAGAAAAGAAGGCAAAATGGCGACTTATGAGCCTCGCTCAATCAAGGCAATTGTTTCGCTTGGGAGGAAACAAGCTGTTGCACAATTTCCATTCACCACGGTCATTGGGCTTGTTCCTGGCTTTATCAAGTCTAAAGACTTGTTTGTGGGGAAAACAAGGAAGCAACTGGGCCTTGAACCTCATATTGATTAA